A window of Corallococcus macrosporus DSM 14697 contains these coding sequences:
- a CDS encoding phage late control D family protein, translating to MDETEGGLCSLELRFEALARYADTAAELVFEDEQLLRLGAPIGVYTGPESAPQEIFSGVITGIEAVFAHDSAPEFIVLAEDSLQKARLARRTLVHGTLTLAELAEKLARDLGLTPVITGLREPLGLQVQWNESDLAFIRRLLASRDADLQVTGDELHVSPRSEVRRGTLELNLYAELRRVRVTADLAHQATEVTCTGWNALQGAAVSGRSASARPGPGAGRTGAELLKQALGPRAEHLGALPVSTNDEATAMARAAFDARARRFVCIDATAEGTPALRVGTHVRLSGLSPRFDNTYYVVRASHRYDTLHGYETDFEAECAFLGEP from the coding sequence ATGGATGAGACCGAAGGCGGCCTGTGCTCGCTCGAGCTGCGGTTCGAGGCACTGGCGCGCTACGCCGACACCGCGGCCGAGCTGGTCTTCGAGGACGAGCAGTTGCTCCGGCTGGGCGCCCCCATCGGGGTCTACACCGGCCCGGAGAGCGCCCCTCAGGAGATTTTCAGCGGCGTCATCACCGGAATCGAAGCCGTGTTCGCGCATGACTCGGCTCCAGAGTTCATCGTGCTCGCCGAGGACTCGCTCCAGAAAGCAAGGCTCGCGCGGCGCACGCTCGTCCACGGCACGCTCACGCTGGCCGAGCTGGCGGAGAAGCTCGCCCGGGACCTGGGCCTGACGCCCGTCATCACGGGCCTCCGAGAGCCCCTGGGCCTCCAGGTCCAGTGGAACGAAAGCGACCTGGCCTTCATCCGGCGCCTGCTGGCCTCACGAGACGCGGACCTCCAGGTGACAGGTGACGAGCTCCACGTCTCGCCGCGGAGCGAGGTGCGCCGGGGCACCCTGGAGCTGAACCTCTACGCCGAGCTGCGCCGGGTGCGCGTCACGGCGGACCTGGCGCACCAGGCCACCGAGGTCACCTGCACCGGGTGGAACGCCCTCCAGGGAGCCGCGGTCTCTGGCCGGAGCGCCAGCGCGCGTCCCGGCCCGGGCGCGGGACGTACCGGCGCGGAGCTGCTCAAGCAGGCGCTGGGCCCTCGGGCGGAGCACCTTGGCGCGTTGCCGGTCTCCACCAACGACGAGGCCACCGCCATGGCCAGGGCCGCCTTCGACGCGCGCGCCCGGCGCTTCGTCTGCATCGACGCCACCGCGGAGGGCACCCCCGCGCTGCGCGTGGGGACCCACGTGCGGCTCAGCGGCCTGAGCCCTCGCTTCGACAACACCTACTACGTGGTCCGCGCCAGCCACCGCTACGACACCCTCCACGGCTACGAGACGGACTTCGAGGCCGAGTGCGCCTTCCTGGGAGAGCCATGA
- a CDS encoding DUF4255 domain-containing protein codes for MAGFSAIYSVGDSLVSYLRHAYELSHEAEGLPTCRFELVPSGKMAGSETNAAPVEIPGVTLFLYRVAVNEHLRNEPRAEAPPPLALDLHYLLTVWTENVDDEHRIMAWVMLQLHTHNALSASDLSPVGVWGPDELVQIVPAEIPQEDVLRMWDALRRPYRPSVTYVARVVCIDVQGKPAGRPVVARRFDFTDEVPRR; via the coding sequence GTGGCCGGCTTTTCCGCCATCTACTCAGTAGGCGATTCGCTGGTCTCGTATCTGCGACACGCCTACGAGCTGTCTCATGAGGCCGAAGGCCTGCCCACGTGCCGCTTCGAGCTCGTGCCCAGCGGGAAGATGGCGGGAAGCGAGACCAACGCGGCTCCGGTCGAAATCCCTGGCGTCACCCTCTTCCTCTACCGCGTCGCCGTCAACGAGCACCTGCGCAACGAGCCACGCGCTGAAGCGCCTCCACCGCTCGCGCTCGACCTGCACTACCTGCTCACTGTCTGGACTGAGAATGTCGACGATGAGCACCGCATCATGGCCTGGGTCATGCTGCAGCTTCACACGCACAATGCGTTGAGCGCCTCGGACCTGTCTCCCGTGGGTGTGTGGGGCCCGGACGAGCTGGTGCAAATCGTCCCCGCGGAGATTCCCCAGGAAGACGTCCTGCGGATGTGGGACGCCCTGCGGCGCCCGTACCGCCCCTCCGTCACCTACGTCGCCCGGGTGGTGTGCATCGACGTGCAGGGCAAACCCGCCGGCAGGCCCGTGGTGGCACGGCGCTTCGACTTCACGGACGAGGTGCCCAGGCGATGA
- a CDS encoding phage tail protein, with amino-acid sequence MSGDLWPLHTFRFELSFQPEPLSGSSPDEAPVDGAFSECTGLEATMEPKAIRVGGHNSGAVQRAGPVSFGTVVLKRGLSSGGRLARWFTRVSGGDYGYRCTVRIRLKAPSEDGGTQTVLTYKLERAMPVKFKAADFNARATDVGIEELHLVHEGLSLED; translated from the coding sequence ATGAGCGGAGACCTGTGGCCGCTGCACACCTTCCGCTTCGAGCTCAGCTTCCAGCCCGAGCCGCTGTCGGGCAGCAGCCCGGACGAGGCTCCCGTGGACGGTGCCTTTTCCGAATGCACGGGCCTGGAGGCCACCATGGAGCCCAAGGCCATTCGCGTGGGCGGCCACAACTCGGGAGCCGTGCAACGCGCCGGCCCGGTGAGCTTCGGCACCGTGGTGCTCAAGCGAGGCCTCTCCTCGGGCGGCCGGCTGGCTCGCTGGTTCACGCGGGTGTCGGGCGGTGACTATGGCTACCGGTGCACGGTGCGAATCCGACTCAAGGCCCCGTCGGAGGATGGAGGCACCCAGACGGTGCTCACCTACAAGCTGGAGCGCGCCATGCCGGTGAAGTTCAAGGCGGCCGACTTCAACGCCCGGGCCACGGACGTCGGCATCGAAGAGCTGCACCTCGTGCACGAAGGACTCTCCCTCGAGGACTAG
- a CDS encoding phage tail protein yields the protein MPTRPTPYGAFNFEISFDGTSFGGFSDVSGLSTEVTVAEYREGTDPENHVRKVPGAFKTGDVTLKRGIVDSRAIWTWVEDVRRNGPLGRKAAVTIRLLDEARNPVQSWKLVNVTPLKFTGPTLAAKGGGDVAMEELVLAAETVRMGFPDVD from the coding sequence ATGCCCACCCGCCCCACGCCCTACGGCGCTTTCAATTTCGAGATCAGCTTCGACGGCACGTCCTTCGGTGGCTTCTCCGACGTGTCCGGCCTGAGCACCGAGGTCACCGTCGCCGAGTACCGCGAAGGCACGGACCCGGAGAACCACGTGCGCAAGGTGCCCGGCGCCTTCAAGACGGGCGACGTCACCCTCAAGCGCGGCATCGTCGATTCGAGGGCCATCTGGACGTGGGTGGAGGACGTACGCCGCAACGGTCCGCTGGGCCGCAAGGCCGCCGTCACCATCCGCCTGCTCGACGAGGCGCGCAACCCCGTGCAGTCCTGGAAGCTGGTGAACGTCACGCCCCTGAAGTTCACCGGCCCCACGCTGGCCGCCAAGGGTGGCGGAGACGTGGCCATGGAAGAGCTCGTCCTGGCCGCGGAGACGGTGCGGATGGGCTTCCCGGACGTGGACTGA
- a CDS encoding pentapeptide repeat-containing protein, protein MPLQEVLRLPEGNLIRCCPADEVPSRPPDAHSHKHAWELSHVLLPKGSPAVRRPYATREESEAGMTSNARDLLQALQQKKARARDLQLHGTDLAGAQLDGLHGDNLELGQASLRGASLRGARLTACSLERAVLDEAVLEGAALRQCRLDGAHLARAHLAGARLEDSFARGTDLSQADLRKARLSETSFARAILREAILDGAEGVGVELRGADLTGASLVDARLDEADFRGADLTGANLSGGSFRHADFRGAVLDGVQWTGSDRTGARFDAEDSPLPPSSESSAPPTPPEHFDATALATWLGSVMEHAVRTAPGTTHGDSKRGPETPAELLQLLGSIQQDLGARGVELPDLTSRLQPLLSALEQGGDEPPEEWKAWLDAARESSAEELVRALLARLQMPR, encoded by the coding sequence ATGCCCTTGCAAGAAGTCCTCCGGCTTCCTGAAGGGAATCTGATCAGGTGTTGTCCAGCAGATGAGGTCCCGAGCCGGCCTCCCGATGCCCACAGCCACAAACACGCCTGGGAATTGAGCCATGTTCTGTTACCGAAGGGCTCGCCTGCGGTTCGACGGCCCTACGCCACTCGTGAAGAATCGGAGGCAGGCATGACGTCGAACGCGCGAGACCTCCTCCAGGCCCTTCAGCAGAAGAAGGCCCGCGCGCGTGACCTTCAGCTCCACGGTACCGACCTCGCGGGCGCACAGCTTGACGGTCTGCACGGAGACAATCTCGAGCTGGGCCAGGCCAGCCTGCGCGGCGCCAGCCTCCGTGGCGCTCGCCTCACCGCCTGTTCGCTGGAACGGGCGGTGCTCGACGAAGCCGTGCTGGAGGGCGCGGCGCTGCGGCAGTGCCGGCTCGACGGCGCCCACCTGGCACGCGCCCACCTCGCCGGGGCCCGCCTTGAGGACAGCTTCGCGCGCGGCACGGACCTGTCCCAAGCGGACCTGCGCAAAGCCCGGCTCTCGGAGACCTCCTTCGCGCGCGCCATCCTCCGCGAGGCCATCCTGGACGGAGCAGAAGGCGTCGGCGTGGAGCTTCGTGGCGCGGACCTCACGGGCGCGTCGCTCGTGGACGCACGGCTCGACGAGGCGGATTTCCGCGGCGCCGACCTGACGGGCGCGAACCTGTCGGGAGGGAGCTTCCGCCATGCGGACTTCCGAGGCGCCGTGCTGGACGGCGTGCAGTGGACCGGGAGCGACCGCACCGGCGCCCGCTTCGACGCGGAAGACAGCCCCTTGCCGCCGTCCAGCGAATCGAGCGCCCCACCCACGCCCCCCGAGCACTTCGATGCCACGGCGCTCGCCACCTGGCTCGGAAGCGTGATGGAACACGCGGTGCGCACCGCGCCTGGCACGACGCACGGCGATTCCAAGCGAGGCCCGGAGACTCCCGCCGAGTTGTTGCAGCTCCTCGGCTCGATTCAGCAGGACCTTGGCGCACGCGGCGTCGAGCTCCCGGACCTGACCTCACGCCTCCAACCCCTCCTCTCTGCCCTGGAGCAGGGAGGCGATGAGCCGCCCGAAGAATGGAAGGCCTGGCTCGACGCTGCGCGTGAATCCAGCGCCGAAGAGCTCGTTCGGGCCCTGCTCGCCCGACTTCAGATGCCTCGCTGA
- a CDS encoding GPW/gp25 family protein, whose amino-acid sequence MSPKLPDRRPPVGFPLRLVPDERGELAFPSLEASVRQSIEVILRTRPGEQLMRQGFGAGLERMMGQPNTVSTRRRIQELVQRALTEWEPRLELIRVDVLELADLPTQVRVEIVYRLRRTGDVQQLGLAMDLGG is encoded by the coding sequence ATGAGCCCGAAGCTCCCAGACAGGCGCCCTCCCGTGGGCTTCCCGCTGCGGCTCGTACCGGACGAGCGCGGTGAGCTGGCGTTTCCTTCGCTGGAGGCCAGTGTGCGTCAGTCCATCGAGGTCATCCTCCGCACGCGCCCCGGTGAGCAGCTCATGCGGCAGGGCTTCGGCGCCGGGCTGGAGCGGATGATGGGGCAGCCCAACACCGTGTCCACCCGCCGGCGCATCCAGGAGCTGGTGCAGCGCGCGCTCACCGAGTGGGAGCCGCGCCTGGAGCTCATCCGCGTGGACGTGCTGGAGCTGGCGGACCTGCCCACCCAGGTCCGCGTGGAAATCGTCTACCGCCTGCGCCGCACGGGTGACGTGCAGCAGCTCGGGCTCGCCATGGACCTCGGAGGCTAG
- a CDS encoding phage baseplate assembly protein V produces MTDTAHARERGLLGAMLGTYLAKVVSVEDPEHLARVQVRLLTAPEGLADADVALWARVAVPFSGGGRGALFLPDKDDEVAVVFAGGDPRQPLVVGGLWNGSARPPETPGGERVDRYVIKARNGSRIAIVEASEGTAQISLEVPGGVSATLNQAREGELTLEAAGNTVTLNPQGVTVRAATKVTVTASEVEVSAGQVTVNSAMSSFTGVVKCDVLQTNSVMGVTYTPGAGNVW; encoded by the coding sequence ATGACCGACACCGCACACGCTCGGGAGCGCGGCCTGCTGGGGGCCATGCTCGGCACCTATCTGGCGAAGGTCGTCTCCGTGGAGGACCCCGAGCACCTGGCGCGCGTTCAGGTCCGCCTGCTCACCGCGCCCGAGGGCCTGGCCGACGCGGACGTGGCCTTGTGGGCGCGGGTCGCCGTGCCGTTCTCCGGCGGCGGGCGGGGCGCGCTCTTCCTCCCGGACAAGGATGACGAGGTGGCCGTGGTCTTCGCTGGCGGAGACCCGCGCCAGCCGCTCGTGGTGGGGGGCCTGTGGAACGGGAGCGCCCGTCCGCCGGAGACGCCGGGGGGAGAGCGCGTGGACCGCTATGTCATCAAGGCCCGGAACGGCAGCCGCATCGCCATCGTGGAAGCGAGCGAGGGCACCGCGCAAATCTCCCTGGAGGTCCCCGGCGGCGTGAGCGCCACGCTGAACCAGGCCAGAGAGGGCGAGCTCACGCTGGAAGCAGCGGGCAACACCGTCACGCTCAACCCGCAAGGCGTCACCGTCCGTGCCGCGACCAAGGTGACCGTCACCGCCAGCGAGGTGGAGGTGAGCGCCGGTCAGGTCACGGTCAACTCGGCGATGTCGTCCTTCACGGGCGTCGTGAAGTGCGACGTGCTGCAGACCAACTCGGTGATGGGCGTGACGTACACGCCAGGGGCGGGCAACGTATGGTGA
- a CDS encoding phage tail sheath protein has product MRRLTFEVTERVAPTAPERMDVALFVGFVRRRAGASVPAALSRYLFEQGWMTAPTPRVDPADAQDALTDVPLPLESFAAFERLFDWRARTGTAPDEATALGAAVQAFFVQGGRKCYVVRMADPLAPGAERATRLGRLNLLLPGSRLPAPPGMEHAASAEDRTTWHGTAHLLGLQDVSFLCLPDLPELVADAPEPLPLPRLPPAGAPGFVECAMPGAATGPAWKTPERAAPRCGLSAYQDWAAFLAVLAEFLRDRRLRETHLVAALPLPSPSLVFDAPAGMRAATQDLGGFLHASGVLAPFQSAFIQLAFPWLRTASSEGLPERLAAPDGALAGVLARNALLRGTFRSALGLGLAEVRDVFPIPTRLDQEPREPGSPLRALGERVSLLGPTPRGMQVLSDVTSSQTGSHRQAPVSRLISSVLRAARRLGADLTFSPSHEDTWLALRHRMESVLGRYFAEGALRGATPREAFSVRCDRTTMTQDDLDNGRLIALVELAPAAAIERVQVLLSALEGGVSLQQEEAA; this is encoded by the coding sequence ATGCGGCGACTGACCTTCGAAGTCACAGAACGCGTGGCGCCCACCGCGCCCGAGCGGATGGACGTGGCCCTCTTCGTGGGCTTCGTCCGCCGCCGGGCCGGCGCGTCCGTGCCCGCCGCGCTGTCCCGCTACCTGTTCGAGCAGGGGTGGATGACCGCCCCCACGCCGCGCGTGGACCCCGCCGACGCGCAGGACGCGCTCACCGACGTCCCCCTGCCCCTCGAGAGCTTCGCCGCCTTCGAGCGCCTCTTCGACTGGAGAGCCCGCACCGGAACCGCCCCCGACGAGGCCACCGCCCTGGGCGCGGCGGTGCAGGCCTTCTTCGTCCAGGGCGGGCGCAAGTGCTACGTGGTGCGCATGGCGGACCCGCTCGCTCCGGGCGCGGAGCGCGCCACGCGGCTCGGGCGGCTGAACCTGCTGCTGCCGGGAAGCAGGCTGCCCGCGCCCCCCGGCATGGAGCATGCCGCCTCCGCCGAGGACCGCACGACGTGGCATGGCACGGCCCACCTGTTGGGCCTGCAGGACGTGTCCTTCCTCTGCCTCCCAGACCTGCCGGAGCTGGTGGCGGATGCGCCCGAGCCACTTCCCCTCCCCCGCCTGCCACCCGCGGGCGCTCCGGGCTTCGTCGAATGCGCCATGCCCGGTGCCGCCACCGGGCCTGCGTGGAAGACGCCGGAGCGCGCGGCGCCGCGCTGCGGACTCAGCGCCTACCAGGACTGGGCGGCCTTCCTCGCCGTGCTGGCCGAGTTCCTTCGCGACAGGCGCCTGCGGGAGACACACCTGGTCGCGGCGCTGCCGCTTCCCTCGCCGAGCCTGGTCTTCGATGCGCCGGCGGGCATGCGCGCGGCGACGCAGGACCTGGGCGGGTTCCTCCATGCCAGCGGAGTGCTCGCCCCCTTCCAGAGCGCGTTCATCCAGCTCGCCTTCCCGTGGCTGCGGACCGCCTCCTCGGAGGGACTTCCGGAGCGGCTGGCGGCTCCCGACGGGGCGCTGGCGGGGGTGCTGGCGCGCAACGCACTGCTTCGCGGCACCTTCCGCAGCGCATTGGGGCTGGGGCTCGCGGAGGTACGCGACGTCTTCCCCATCCCAACCCGCCTGGACCAGGAACCGCGCGAGCCGGGTTCGCCGCTGCGCGCGCTGGGCGAGCGCGTCTCGCTTCTGGGGCCAACGCCTCGTGGCATGCAGGTGCTGTCCGACGTGACGTCCAGCCAGACGGGCAGCCACCGGCAAGCGCCGGTGAGCCGGCTCATCTCCTCGGTGCTGCGAGCGGCGAGGCGGCTCGGCGCGGACCTGACGTTCTCGCCTTCCCACGAGGACACCTGGCTGGCGCTGCGCCACCGGATGGAGTCCGTGCTCGGCCGGTACTTCGCGGAGGGAGCCCTGCGAGGCGCGACGCCACGCGAGGCGTTCTCCGTGCGGTGTGACCGGACGACCATGACGCAGGATGACCTCGACAACGGGCGGCTCATCGCGCTGGTGGAGCTGGCCCCCGCGGCGGCCATCGAGCGGGTGCAGGTCCTCCTGTCCGCGCTGGAGGGCGGCGTGTCGCTCCAGCAGGAGGAAGCCGCATGA
- a CDS encoding phage tail sheath family protein: MPEYLAPGVYVEETSFRARSIEGVSTSTSGFAGPARKGPISGTPSLVTSFPEFVRLFGGLADLDLTGTPETTNYLAHSVRAYFNEGGSRLYVARVFAGTPATATASAGVIPNADANLRARFIARFPGQSGNGSISVREVLAPATVGAMRRAPTGSMVKLNQTAASAARVVGTLPPPFNLPDGTTLTLTLDGTTDVTLTFSGRNAEAAAAAELDPTTTFLEANSTLTVSIGGQQQTLTLPTDAPLTPAEVVDALNRQLRGGYARLSGADDAAPVGRLILGTDARGTQALIQVSANPQLKLDAQTVDNAADPQSSVGDLGAVTLADIQALLGANATASVDDDKLVISHPLPGASHSLEVASVSSSALGLDAATTEPGADGTAGVTWWVKQADATWSNGSDTLPLPSDDASQFQQLPGDSSFVTLTVITLDGDGQERLYEGLGVDRAHPRYLGNVLTPSPATLSEQMERLYAFEAGSGVSTFALRAALATGPFALTGGLDGSEPGAAAYEAAFDRLGGVEDISIIAAPGSSAYSSAQAVRLGLISAAERRRAYRIAVLDTPRGMGPQDALAVRAQMDSTKAALYYPWVVVANPLAGPESAEVPREIALPPSAFLCGIYARSDIERGVFKAPANEVVRGALRFEQDIPFAQQETLNPRGINCLRFFPGRGYRVWGARTLSSDPEWKYVNVRRYFNFLERSVDEGTQWAVFEPNGERLWANIRETIGSFLENQWRTGALLGADPRQAFFVRCDRTTMDQNDLDNGRLVCLIGVAVVKPAEFVIFRIGQKTADART; the protein is encoded by the coding sequence GTGCCTGAATACCTCGCACCCGGTGTCTACGTCGAAGAGACGAGTTTCCGAGCCAGATCCATCGAGGGCGTCAGCACCAGCACCAGTGGCTTCGCGGGCCCGGCGCGCAAGGGCCCCATCTCCGGCACGCCGTCGCTGGTGACGAGCTTCCCCGAGTTCGTCCGCCTCTTCGGTGGCCTCGCGGACCTGGACCTCACGGGCACCCCGGAGACGACCAACTACCTGGCGCACTCGGTGCGCGCCTACTTCAACGAGGGCGGCTCCCGCCTCTACGTGGCGCGCGTCTTCGCGGGGACGCCGGCCACCGCCACCGCCAGCGCGGGCGTCATCCCCAACGCCGACGCGAACCTGCGCGCCCGCTTCATCGCGCGGTTCCCGGGCCAATCCGGCAACGGGAGCATCTCCGTCCGGGAGGTGCTCGCGCCCGCCACCGTCGGCGCCATGCGGCGCGCGCCCACCGGCAGCATGGTGAAGCTGAATCAGACCGCCGCCTCGGCCGCACGCGTGGTGGGCACCCTGCCTCCGCCCTTCAACCTGCCCGATGGCACCACCCTCACGCTGACGCTCGACGGCACCACCGACGTCACTCTCACCTTCTCCGGGCGCAACGCCGAAGCGGCCGCGGCGGCGGAGCTCGACCCCACGACGACGTTCCTCGAAGCCAACAGCACGCTCACCGTCTCCATCGGTGGACAGCAGCAGACCCTCACCCTGCCCACCGATGCGCCCCTGACGCCCGCGGAGGTCGTGGACGCCCTCAACCGGCAGCTCCGCGGCGGCTACGCGCGGCTGAGCGGCGCCGATGACGCCGCGCCCGTCGGCCGCCTCATCCTGGGCACGGATGCCCGCGGCACCCAGGCCCTCATCCAGGTCTCCGCCAACCCGCAGCTCAAGCTCGACGCGCAGACGGTGGACAACGCGGCGGACCCGCAGAGCAGCGTGGGCGACCTGGGCGCGGTGACCCTCGCGGACATCCAGGCGCTCCTGGGCGCCAACGCCACGGCCTCCGTCGATGACGACAAGCTCGTCATCAGCCACCCGCTGCCCGGCGCCAGCCATTCGCTGGAGGTCGCGTCGGTCAGCTCCAGCGCGCTCGGCCTGGACGCCGCCACCACGGAGCCCGGCGCGGACGGCACGGCGGGCGTGACCTGGTGGGTGAAGCAGGCGGACGCCACCTGGTCCAACGGCAGTGACACGTTGCCGCTGCCGAGCGACGACGCGTCCCAGTTCCAGCAGCTCCCGGGAGACAGCAGCTTCGTCACGTTGACCGTCATCACCCTGGACGGCGACGGCCAGGAGCGGCTGTACGAAGGGCTGGGCGTGGACCGCGCCCACCCGCGCTACCTGGGCAATGTGCTCACCCCTTCGCCGGCCACGCTCTCCGAGCAGATGGAGCGGCTGTACGCGTTCGAGGCGGGCAGCGGCGTGTCCACCTTCGCCCTCCGCGCGGCCCTGGCCACGGGGCCCTTCGCGCTCACCGGCGGCTTGGACGGGAGCGAGCCCGGAGCGGCCGCGTACGAAGCCGCGTTCGACAGGCTGGGCGGCGTGGAGGACATCTCCATCATCGCCGCGCCGGGGTCCTCGGCGTACAGCTCGGCGCAGGCCGTGAGGCTGGGCCTCATCAGCGCCGCGGAGCGACGCCGCGCCTACCGCATCGCGGTGCTCGACACCCCGCGCGGGATGGGGCCGCAGGACGCGCTGGCGGTTCGCGCGCAGATGGACTCCACCAAGGCGGCGCTCTACTACCCATGGGTGGTCGTGGCCAACCCGCTCGCCGGGCCCGAGTCGGCGGAGGTCCCACGCGAAATCGCGCTGCCGCCGTCCGCCTTCCTGTGCGGCATCTACGCCCGGAGCGACATCGAACGGGGCGTCTTCAAGGCGCCCGCGAACGAGGTGGTCCGCGGCGCGCTGCGCTTCGAACAGGACATTCCCTTCGCGCAGCAGGAGACGCTCAACCCGCGGGGCATCAATTGCCTGCGCTTCTTCCCGGGCCGCGGCTACCGCGTGTGGGGCGCCCGCACCCTCAGCTCCGACCCGGAATGGAAGTACGTGAACGTGCGGCGCTACTTCAACTTCCTGGAGCGCTCCGTGGACGAGGGCACGCAGTGGGCCGTGTTCGAGCCCAATGGCGAGCGCCTGTGGGCCAACATCCGAGAGACGATTGGCAGCTTCCTGGAGAATCAGTGGCGCACCGGCGCGCTGCTGGGCGCGGACCCGCGGCAGGCGTTCTTCGTCCGGTGTGACCGGACCACCATGGACCAGAACGACCTCGACAACGGCCGGCTCGTCTGCCTCATCGGCGTGGCGGTGGTGAAGCCCGCTGAGTTCGTCATCTTCCGCATCGGCCAGAAGACGGCGGATGCCCGGACCTAA